The Candidatus Babeliales bacterium sequence ATGATTTTCCAAGACCTGCGCAAGCACCATATCTTGACAAGCAGAAGGATCTTCTGTCTCCAAAATAACTGTGTGCAACATAGGACAATACATACATTTAACTGTTATTTCACCCCAATGAGCCATACCATCAGGAGCGCCATAAAAACGGCCTGGTTGCAAGGTTGTTACATAATGACCCGTTTCATCTTTTTTAGCGTATTTTAATCTTCGTCCTTTATGCTTTCTTATCAACCGAGCAGAAATAATTGAAACATCGCCAAACACCTTATTAATCTCTAATGTACAAGGCATTGGTTCTGATGAATTATGATATATATTTTCACTAACCGCTGAGAAGATATAGTTGCTAACAAAACAAAATATAAATACCAAAGACGTTAAAAAACTTATTTTTTTCATAAGATCTCCTTATAAGGATATTTTTCTTCATAATCATCCCCTTCCCCTAACAAAACTTTATCTTTTTCCTAAGCTTTATTTCTAAATCCCCTATACTACAATACTACCACACGACCGACCGACGGTCAACAGGGGTAGGAAAAAGGGGAAACAAGGATGAAAGCAACGGTATGGAGCGATAAAACGAAAAAAGACATATACTATGCCCACATTATTTTTTTGAGCACTGCTTTGTGAGATTAATTGTTTTTCAATGGACATCATTGATTTGAGAAAATACGACGGAAGTTACAAAGAAAAGAAAATAGTGTTAATTCGCCAGATTATTCAGCATAAATCCAAATGATCCTGATTGAGCTTTTAAAATAGCCTCCACCAACCCAGGAAACGCCTGCATTCTACGCAATAAATCTGCTTGCGGCCATGGATATATTCCCGTATCGGTCAAAAACTGAATTCCAGAAATAATAAATTCAGCACACTCAAGAGGCGTATCTGTATGAAATATCCCTTCATCGCAACCCTGACGAATCAATTTTTCATACAAAAAAGCTTCATTAACTATCATAACGGCAAGCAGCTGCGTATGCATGGCAGCATTGCCTATCTCGTGAAGACTTTCAAGAATATTGGGATATTTTGCAGCCATGCTATCCAACTGCATCACCGCGCGAATTTTGTCTAAAGCATTACCAGTTGTTTTTTCTATAGCTATCTGTTTGCGTTCGCTATCTTCTCTAATGATGTCTTCGACAACGGCCCTGAGCAAATCTTCCTTACTTTGGAAGTAATAAAACAGCGTACCTTTGGCAATATCCACTTCATCAACAACTCTTTGCATAGTTATTTTATCATAAGATTCTGTTTGAAAAAGACGTCGTGCAGTTGCTATTATTTCCTGCTTACGCTCTTGTGGTGATTTGGTAATTCTAACCATTTTACTATCCTTTTTTATTAAAGTTTTAACAAAAAAAAAGCGAAGTAGAGTTATCGAAAATGACTCTGAACTAAGATGTTAAATATGAGCAGTTTACTTGAATTCAGTAAAAGATTAAAAAAATAAAAAAAATATTATTGATGCTTCAAAAAAGCAACTTCGGAATTGGCTAAATAACGCCACTGGCCAACTTCTAACTTGGCTTTAGTCAACCCTGAATAGCCTGCACGATCAAGTTTTCTGACATCGTAGCCCAGTTTTTCGAAAATACGGCGAATGATGCGGTTTTTGCCACTATGGATTACGACGATGAGGTTTTGCTTTGGTCTATCGTGAAAAAAGTGAGCCTCATCAACTTTGATAGGACCATCTTCCAATTCAAGGCCAGATAGTAACTTGTTCATATCGGCCCGAGTAAAGGCTCTATCAAGTTGTACATGGTACACTTTTTCAACTTCAAAGCGAGGATGTGATAATTTAAGGGCTAATTGCCCATCATTGGTCAAGACTAATAGCCCTGTTGTGTTACGGTCAAGACGACCAACAGGATATATACGTTGTTTTACTTCTTGCGAAATAAGATCCATCACACCATGGCGATCAAGATCATCAGAAACGGTTGTAATGCAATTTCTAGGCTTATTGAGTAAGATATACACCTTCGATTCTGCACGAATAATATTATTGTTTACCCGTACACAATCATTAGGATTAACCTTACATCCAGGCTCATTGATCATGACGCCATTGACGGTGACAACCTTAGATTTAATGATGTCTACCACTTTACGACGAGACGCAACGCCCGCTTGGGCAAGGTACTTACTTAATGAATCAGGTCTACTTTTATTTGTATTCATACTGTAAGTATACCTGATTTACTAGATTTTTATACAAAAACTAATAGTTACATCATTGTTTTTAAGCGTTTTCTACCTTTTTTAATCAATTGGCCGACTATTATCACCAATTTTTTGGCATCCTCATAGCTTTCCATGATCATTCTTCTATTCCGCTCAAGCTCTAAAGCAATTTTTTGTGTATATAGAGGAGACCCTTCAACAAAACCTGCTTGCTGAGCAAACTCATTATATTTGGCAATGGTATCTTCCGGATGATATGTATCGATTAAAAACTCTAGATATTCTTTGTATAACGTCAATGTCTTCACTTCTTTGCTACTTAAGCGAAGGCTTCTATCATTCAACATGGCAGTGAAATTTTTGCATGCAAGCGCACACAAATTATATTTAAAGGCAGAATCCATATCAATAGCACAAAACGAGTCATGTTTTGCATCATAAAAAAGATTGCCACGGTGACGATCATGATTACATAAAAACGTATCCATCGCGACAATTATAAGTAGAACAGGATGCTTTGCCATCCATTGAAGCATATCGCGTCTAAAACCAATCTTTGCCTGCTTAATATTCATGCGAGTGTAGGAAGTATTTTGAGCTTTAATCATCTTGCCAGGTGCAATAGTATGAATTGTTGCTGGCCAATCTGCGCGAGGTTTTCCCGGAAAATCCTTACCTGCAGGAATAATGCGTACTTCATGAGCGATTCTAACGTGATGAGCGATTCCAAATTTTTTTGCAATATGCGCAGTTATTGCATCTCTGACAACACTCACAATTTTGCGAAAACAATTAGATTTTTTTTGTTTAATCAAATATTCATCGTCATCAGGAGAAACTGTCACAAAGCTAATATAACAGAATCTCATTTCTAACATACGCAACAACTTTGCCGCAACATGCTCCATGTCCACCTGATCCAATGTCGCACAAGAAGGTGTTATATAAACAAGTAAAAAAAGTAGGGGAACATGCATCATTCTACTCAAAATTTTCATAATTACTCCAGGTAAAAAGAGACTTCACACTATCGCTTTGGAGTATGTAACAAAAAAGAAACATCAAGCAATATTTTGCAAAAACAGTGGTGGTCATTTATGCTAAAACCTATGAATAAAACTAAAACATCCTTTAAGTGCTCAAACTGTAACTACATAACAATCAAATGGATTGGTTGCTGCCCAGAATGCAAGGAATGGGATTCTTTAGTAGAGAATATTATTTCTACTCATGGCGGACATAATAAAATTCATTTCGGTACTACACCAGCTCAACTTACTTCATTAGCATCAATAGATGTTAATGAACAACCGCGTGTACATTCTGGCATTGGAGAGTGGGATCGCGTTGTTGGAGGAGGACTCGTTCCAGGATCACTCATTGTTATTACTGGTGATCCCGGCATTGGCAAATCTACTTTGTTACTGCAAGTTGCGTACGAAATAGCTAAAACAAAACGCGTGTTTTATTTCTCAACAGAAGAATCATTGCAACAACTTAAAGGCCGTGCAGCAAGACTCAAAATAACTGATAACAATCTTCTTTTTTCTGATGCAGCAGAACTGCATAGTATTATCACAACAGCTCAACAAGAAAAACCTGATTTGCTCGTCATTGATTCTATACAAAATTGCTACATCAATGATGCACACACATTGCCCGGCAGCGCAGGACAATTGCGTGAAGCAGCGTTTCAGCTCATGCGCCTCAGCAAAGAACACAATATTACCGTTATCATCACGGGACATATCACCAAAGAGGGCATTATTGCTGGACCAAAAACATTAGAACACATGGTTGATGCAGTATTTTATCTACAAGGAGAAGATCGCTGGCAAACGCGTATGCTCAGAGCAGTAAAAAATCGTTTTGGTGCAATTAATGAACTCGGTTTTTTTAATATGGAACAAAACGGCTTACAAGAAGTACCTAACATTAACGCTCACTTAATTAGTGAAATATCATACGCTCCAGGATCGGCAATTGTAAGTATTATGGAAGGATCTCGTCCTATACTGCTGGAGTTGCAAGCTTTAACCAATGCATCAAAATTAGCAATACCGCAACGTGTTGTTTCTGGTCTTGATCACAAGCAAGTAGTGCTTATCGCTGCAATTTTAGAAAAATACGTAAAAATAAAATTAAGTATGCACGATATCTTTTTTAAAGTGAGTGGTGGTTTTAAAATAAAAGGAAGTGAAAGTGATCTTGGTACAGCATTTGCACTGCTTTCAAGTTACTTTCAAGAAGCATTACCAGAACGCTCAATAGCACTTGGAGAAATTAGTCTCACCGGACAAATAAAACCAATCAACAACATCAGTCACCTTGTTAAAGAAGCAGAAAAATTTGGTATAACAACACTATTAATTGCAAAAAATCAGACAATAGAAAAAACCTCATGCACTATCAAGAGATTTCATAACGTGTATGAATTGTTATCTCTTTTTGGACAGTGATGAGGTTATTTGTTAATTACCAAATAGTTTGTACTGCAAATAAGAGAGTCCCGCGTATACAGCCCCGGCCCCAATAAGTACACCACCTACTATCTTTTCTTTATTCTCATACAGATAAACCGTTGATTCCATACTTCGTTGTAAAAAATTGCTCAGTGCAGTAACTGCTAAACTTATTTTACCTACCTTTAATGCACTTGCCTGTTCTTGTGCTAACTTAAGACGAGCCAACTCTTGGGCACCTCCCATACGCGTTGACATATCTTTCTTCCTCGCTTCAAATTCTCGGTTTGCATAATAAGCTATGATATTGTAGTTGTTATTTAATCTACGTATAATCTCTGAAACCCTTGCTCGTAAACCCTTCACTTCTTCAGCATTTTCCAACTGATCAAGCAATTGTAAGGCAAACGCTCCCTGAGCTAGTAAATTATCAATCCCCTTCAGCCGAGCAATATTAGATGTAGCCCACGCAGAATTACCTGCCGATGTACCCAGGTAAGCTAACTGACTTTCTGTTTGATAGTAAGATTTAAAGACATCAAGATTTTCACACATATTGACGTATGCTTTTACTTGTCCTAAAATTCCTCTTTCCATGCGTGTATACAGTACTTTATAAGCACCAAAACTGACACCAGCAGCCCCTGCTAAAGCCCATAAAAATTTATTATTTTCTGCAGGCGCATATTCTCCCAATTTATCTAAAAGTTGATATGCTCCTGTTCCCGCTTTGTATGCAGAATATCCTCCCACTCCAACTGCAGCAACTTCTTGTAGACGTCCAAGCCATACAAGCTTCAATTTATCCACATCTGCTTGGGTTAAGTCTGACTTTTTTTTAATATCATTAACTACAGAATAATCGGCTGGCCTCTCATAAAGATCGAACTCAG is a genomic window containing:
- a CDS encoding pseudouridine synthase; translation: MNTNKSRPDSLSKYLAQAGVASRRKVVDIIKSKVVTVNGVMINEPGCKVNPNDCVRVNNNIIRAESKVYILLNKPRNCITTVSDDLDRHGVMDLISQEVKQRIYPVGRLDRNTTGLLVLTNDGQLALKLSHPRFEVEKVYHVQLDRAFTRADMNKLLSGLELEDGPIKVDEAHFFHDRPKQNLIVVIHSGKNRIIRRIFEKLGYDVRKLDRAGYSGLTKAKLEVGQWRYLANSEVAFLKHQ
- a CDS encoding TetR/AcrR family transcriptional regulator, with the translated sequence MVRITKSPQERKQEIIATARRLFQTESYDKITMQRVVDEVDIAKGTLFYYFQSKEDLLRAVVEDIIREDSERKQIAIEKTTGNALDKIRAVMQLDSMAAKYPNILESLHEIGNAAMHTQLLAVMIVNEAFLYEKLIRQGCDEGIFHTDTPLECAEFIISGIQFLTDTGIYPWPQADLLRRMQAFPGLVEAILKAQSGSFGFMLNNLAN
- the radA gene encoding DNA repair protein RadA codes for the protein MNKTKTSFKCSNCNYITIKWIGCCPECKEWDSLVENIISTHGGHNKIHFGTTPAQLTSLASIDVNEQPRVHSGIGEWDRVVGGGLVPGSLIVITGDPGIGKSTLLLQVAYEIAKTKRVFYFSTEESLQQLKGRAARLKITDNNLLFSDAAELHSIITTAQQEKPDLLVIDSIQNCYINDAHTLPGSAGQLREAAFQLMRLSKEHNITVIITGHITKEGIIAGPKTLEHMVDAVFYLQGEDRWQTRMLRAVKNRFGAINELGFFNMEQNGLQEVPNINAHLISEISYAPGSAIVSIMEGSRPILLELQALTNASKLAIPQRVVSGLDHKQVVLIAAILEKYVKIKLSMHDIFFKVSGGFKIKGSESDLGTAFALLSSYFQEALPERSIALGEISLTGQIKPINNISHLVKEAEKFGITTLLIAKNQTIEKTSCTIKRFHNVYELLSLFGQ